Genomic window (Fibrobacter sp. UWB2):
TCGTAGCAAAAAATAGTATTTTTACCGCCGTGAAACATTTTATCAAATACAACGCTATCGGTGTAATGAACACCGCCATCACATTCTTTACAGTCTGGCTCCTGCACGAAGTTCTCGACTGGAACGTGGTTCTTTCTAACTTCTTGGGATTTGTCGCGGGCGGGCTCAACAGTTACATCTGTAACCGCATCTGGAATTTCAAGAGTACAAACAAAAAACGCGCCGAAATCGTAAGATTCATCGTCGTATTCCTCTGCTCGTATCTCGTGAACCTGGCGGTCCTCAAAGGAAGCATTTACGTACTCGAAAACGCCGCTTGGTGCGCAAGCTTCACGGAATTCGTTTCAAGGTTCATGAAGCCGACAACATTCGCAAGCTTTGTCGCCAACGTCGTCTACGTGCTTGTAAGCTTTACGCTCTATAAGAAGTGGGTGTTTAAGAGCTAATTCGGAATTAAGAATGGTCGCAGCACAAGCCTTTTAAGGAATTAAAACACCCCACATTTACTTATAAAGATCTCTATTTAGAAAGGCGCACGGGTTATCCGTGCGCTTTTTTGCGCTGTTCATGTAATTGCGTGGCGCATTCGCAACATTGTGCAGCACGTTCGCAACATCGTGCATATACAAAAAGGGCGCCCTTGCGGACGCCCCTTTTTAGTTCTCAGTTAAGATCGAAGATTACTTTTCGAACGGAACGAGTTCAACACGGCGGTTGAGCTTGCGGCCCTTCTTAGTCTTGTTATCTGCGATCGGCTTGTCAGAACCGTAACCGACTGCGCGGAGACGTTCGCTGTCAATGCCCTTCTTGACGAGGTACTTGACAACAGCCTGAGCACGCTGTTCGGACATGGTCTTGTTCTTTTCTTCAGAACCAGTGTCATCCGTGTGACCCTGGACTTCGAGGTTGACAGCCGGGAGCTTCTTGAGCAACTTAGCGATGTTGTTCAAGGTCTTGTTGCTGCTTGCAGTGAGCTTAGCAGAACCGGTCTTGAACTGGATACCCTTCTTGAGCTTGTCGAGGTCCTGGTTCTTGTTCGGGCAGCCGTTCTTATCAACTGCAACGCCAACGAGGGTGTTCGGGCACTTGTCGAGGTGATCGGCAACGCCATCCTTGTCAGAGTCAACCGGGCAACCAACTTCGTCAACAGAGACGCCAGCCGGAGTATTCGGGCACTTGTCGAGAGCATCAACGATGCCGTCCTTATCGCCATCCGGGCTGCAACCATCAGCGTTAACCGGGAGACCAGCCGGAGTGCTCGGGCACTTGTCGAGGTAGTCAGCAACGCCGTCGTTGTCAGAGTCAACCGGGCAGCCCTTGCCGTCAACAGCAATGCCAGACTGAGTATTCGGGCACTGGTCGAGGTAGTCAGCAACGCCATCCTTGTCAGAGTCGATCGGGCAGCCGTTAGCATCGATAGTAGCACCAGAAGCAGTGTTCGGGCACTTGTCGAGGTAATCAGCAACGCCATCCTTATCAGAGTCAACCGGGCAGCCAGCAGCGTCAACAACAACGTTAGCCGGAGTTTCAGCGCACTGGTCGAGACCGTCAGCAATACCGTCATTGTCGGAGTCAACCGGGCAGCCAGCAGCGTCAACAACAGCACCAGCCGGAGTTTCAGCGCACTGGTCGAGACCGTCGAACACGCCGTCGTTGTCACCGTCAACCGGGCAGCCGTTAGCGTCAACAACAGCACCAGCCGGAGTGCCTGCGCACTGGTCGATGTTGTTTGCTACGCCATCGTTATCTTCGTCAGCACCGCGGACGTTGCCGAAGCGCCAGACGAGAGATGCGGTACCTGCGTAACGCGGAGTCGGGGTATAGCCGTACTGGACCTTCTTACCGTTCTTGTCGGTGTAGTAGAGCTGATAGTGTTCAGCGCTGTGCATTTCATCCTTGTACTTCCAAGTGAAGTTGGAGAGAGCACGGATACCCACATCGAGACCGAGGGCGATGTCGATGTTTGCCGGGAGGTGGAAGCGGAAGCCCGGAGTAAGAGTGAACGGGTCATAACCCGGATCACGCGGATATTCACCCTTTTCAACACGGAATTCACCGTTAGCTTCAACGAAGAAGTCCATCCAGTCAGTCGGGAGAACGTTGATGCCACCACCGTAGACGAGAGTGTTAGAGCCCTTCGTCACAGTGCCGACGAAACCGACGTTACCGTTGAAACGGAGCGGAGCGCCAACCTTCTGGAGGTCGAGAGTGAGGATCAATTCGCCACCGAATGCCATGTTGCGGAGGCCGTACGGATGGGTTTCACCACCCTTGGCATGCAAGAACCAAGCATGACGCGGACGAACACCGACGGACTTGTCGCCAGTCGGGAAGTAGAACTGAGCAGCAATGGCAGCGTTGAAGATGCCATCAGTCATTTCATCGAGCGGAAGCTTTGCCTTTGCCCAGAGTTCGAGGTCACCACGGCTAGCCTTCCACATGTCACCTTCGCCGTTTGCCGGGGAGTTGGCATGATCGTAGTAAAGCGGAAGAGCAAGACCCACGTCAATGAAATCAGTAACGCCAGCTGCAAAGTTGATATTTGCAGTAAGGCTACCAGCATTGTCGTAGAAGGATGCACTCTTGCCACCCTTGCTATAGGCACCACCACGGGTGAGGGACCAAGCGTCATAAGAGACCTGGCCACCGAAACCGGCAGCAAAGCCACCTTCACCGAGGGTTTGGGCTGTTTTCTGGTTGAGACCATCGGCTCCGCCCATCAGGCCAGACTGCGCGAAAGCGAAGCTACCGGCCAAGAGAGACATTGCGACTATTTTTTTCATCTATTCTCCTTGTTATTGGTTAATATTTCTTGTGGTAGCCATAGTAGCCGTAACTACCATAGCCGTACCCCGCATGACGTTCACACTTGTTGAAGACAAACGCCTTCTGCAATGGTGTTTCCGTACTGCGGTCAAAAGTATTCAAGGCATCTTGGATGCTTTCAATGGTATGAGCTGCATGCTTCAAGACACACAACAGGTAATCCGCATGCTTTTCGACAAGCAATGCGTCACTGCACTGGAATACTGGAGGAGTATCCAGAACAATCAAATCATACTTATCCTTGAATGCGTCAAGGAAAGCGCTAAATCTAGAGCTATTCAAAAGTCCACCTGGGTTCACAACACGCGCACCCGAACCGAGAACGTAGAAATTATCTGTAACCTTGACAACATATTCATCGCTATAATCTTCCTTTTCGAGCATTTCGCACAAGCCCTTCTGGCTATGCTTGAACAAATGACCGCGACGGAGATCCATATCGACGAGCAAGACCTTCTTGCCAGACATGGCAAAAGAAGCTGCAAGGTTTGTAGAGACAAAAGACTTACCGACTCCCTGTACAAGACCGGAAACCATAAGCACCTTCTTGCCATCAGAGAATACAGAAAACTCGAGAGCCGTACGGAGAGCGCGGATGCCTTCGGCAAACGGATCGTCAGGCTTGACCGAGACGCAAGGTTTCATCACGTCGTTCTGGGTCTTGCCATCGAGCATCGGGAGCTTGCCATAAACGCCAACTCCCGTAGCCTGTTCGACCTCGCTACTGCTGCAAACACCGTTTGCAAGCATGCGGCGGATATAGACGATAAAGCAGCCGAGAAGCAGGAATGCAGCAACCACACCCAAGAAAATCAACTTGCGGTTCGGCTTGCTCGGCAGGAGCGGAGCGTAGGCCTGGTCCACAATGCGGACGTTACCGACTTCACCAGCCTGAACCACGCGCAACTGCTGGATATTGTTCAACAGGTTCGTATAGAGCTTGTTGTTAACTTCAACTTCTTCTTGCAGAGAGAGGACTTCCTGCTGCACGACGGGCAAGGTTGCAGCGGAGCGCTGCTGCTTAGCCAGTTCGCGACGAAGTCTAGACTGCTGTTCTTCAATAGTGCGGACCGTCGGGTGTTCCGCACGGAACAGGCGCAAGGCCTCCTGCTTTTTCTGTTCAAGTTCGATAAGGCGCTGTTGCAAGGAAACATCTTTTTCCAAATGAACACGGGTTTCACCAGTCAGGTCGATTGTCCCCTTGGAGTTGCGGAACGACGTAAGCTTCTGTTCTGCAGAATCGAGCTTGGCCTTAACGCCCGGCAATTGCTCTTCGAGGAATGCCAAAGTCTTCTTGGCTTCGGCACTGCGCATTTCGATGTTCTGCTTCAGATAGGTATTTGCAATAGTGTTCAGAATGGCAGCAACGCGGTCTGCATAGCGGTTCTCGAGCGAGACTCTGATGATGCCGGAATTCTTACCTTCTTCAGAAATGCTGAGACCCTTGAGGAGGGAGGCAGCCGCAATCTGCGGATGCACGGCAGAAAGTAAAAAGGTCTGACCAACAGTCGCGGTCAGGGACTTGACGCAGATGACCAAAGTATCACCAGCGAACGGCTTACGATAAGTTTCACCAACGGAACCAGAAAGGACGACCTCGCCCTCCAGTCCGATTACTTCGTATGCACTGGAATCTGCAGTCACGCGAGCAACAAGCTTGCCTTTGGCTTCCTGGAAAGCACGAGGAATAACCAGCAGTTCAAGATCCATGCGGCCTTCGTGATGGAGCAGGCGGTCCTGCTTGTTCAGCGGAGTAGCAGAGAAGCAGAGTCTTTCTTCGTTCACGACATGGTCAAGAACGACACGGCTCTTGATAAGTTCCATTTCTGCAGCAGACGGAGTAGAGACATCCAGCAAGGCGCCCATTTCGCCAAGGGCGAGTCCTTGTTTATTTCCTTTAACATTTACCTGAAGAAGGATGTCGCTTCTGTACGACGGGCGAAGCCACATCGAGACAAATCCGCCAAAAATAACGCCAAGGAACAAGAAAATAAGTAAGAATTTCCACTTACCTTTTAAATACACCAATATCTCAAGAATGTCGATTTCGTCATCGGCAGACGCATTCGAAGCATTTTGAGTCATTTTCTCGTTCATTAAAATCTCCAAGGACACAGAACCGACCACCTAGCGTGGTCCAATTCGGAATATAAAATAAAAAAAAATTTAATGTTTATACATTGAAACATAAGAATCATGTAACTTTTTGGTGCTTTTAAAGTATTTCGCCCCCGAAAAGGCAAAAAAAGATATTCTTGCGATGTAAAAGCAACCTAATCAACGGGTTAAAGCATCCAAAGAGGCAAGAAAAAAGGTCTTTATGCAAACCGAACAACCGATACTTTCTGTTCAGAACTTACGTCGTGACTTTAAAATGGGCGACGAAATTGTCCACGCCCTCCGTGGCGTAAGCTTCGATATTTACCCCGGCGAATTCGTGACCATCATGGGCACATCCGGCTCCGGCAAGTCCACCATGCTGAACATTCTAGGGTGCATGGATCGACCGACTTCAGGACACTATATATTAGATGGGCAACATACCGAGACATTGAAGCGCGACGCGCTCGCACGCATTCGGAGCCAGAAGCTCGGGTTCGTATTCCAGAGCTACAACCTGCTCAGCCGCACGACCGCCATCGAAAACGTAGAGCTCCCCCTATTATATAATTCAAAGATTTCCGCCGAAGAACGCCGCCACCGTGCCATCGAAGCTTTAAAGATGGTCGGGCTCGAAAGCCGCATGAACCACCTGCCAAACCAGCTCTCGGGCGGTCAGCAGCAACGCGTGGCCATCGCGCGAGCCCTCGTGAACGACCCCGTCATCATTCTTGCAGACGAAGCGACCGGCAACCTCGATACCCGCACGAGCTACGAAATCATGATGATATTCCAGGAACTGCACCGGCAAGGCAAGACCATCGCCTTCGTGACGCACGAACCCGACATCGCCACCTTCAGCGGACGCACTATCACCCTCCGAGACGGACTCCTGAAAAAAGATGTCATCAACGAAAAAGTACAAGATGCCAAAGTAGCATTCGAAATGCTCCCGCCACCAGAAACATTTGAAGACGACGAAGAAGGAGAAGTGGAATGAATCCGTTTACCTTAGCCAAGATTGCTCTCCGCGCATTGCTCCGTAACCGCATGCGCACATTCCTCTCCGTACTCGGTATCGTCATCGGCGTTGCCGCCGTCATCACCATGGTCGCCATGGGCGAAGGCTCCAAGAAGTCCATCAAGGAACAGATGACCGCAATGGGAACAAACGCCATCACCATCATGCCAAACCAAAGCCGCCGAGGCGGCGTCCAGACGGAATCGACCGAAACTCTCGAAGAAGAAGACGTCATCGCCATCCGCGAAAACGCAAACTACATCAACGGCGTTTCACCTATGGTCACAGTCGGAGGGCAGGCCATCGTCGGAAACAACAACTCGCCCACCACGCTCTCCGGTGTTTCTGCTGACTACCTCAAAATTCGCAACTACGAAATCCAGGACGGCGTGATGTTTGACGATGAAACCGACCGCATGGCAAAAGTCTGCGTCATCGGACAAACTGTCGTCAAAAACCTGTTCCCGGACACCGACCCGATTGGCAAGACCATCCGCTACAAGAGCATTCCGCTGAAAGTCATCGGCACACTCAAAGCTAAAGGTTCCGGCGATTTCGGGCAAGACCAGGACGATGTGATTTTCACTCCATACCAAACTGTGATGAGGCGATTCTCCGCCACGACGAATATCCGACAGATTTACGCGAACTCCATCGGTGAAGGCTATGCCGCAAAAGCGACCGAAGAAATCATGACCATTCTAAAGGAACGCCGCAACTGGACCAAACCGACCGACCCATTCCGCGTGTTCACGCAAGAAGAAATGATCCAGATGGTCACCAGTACTTCCGATATGCTATCGCTCGTGCTCACCGCCATCGCAGGAATTAGTTTGTTTGTTGGCGGTATCGGCATCATGAACATCATGTACGTGTCCGTCACCGAACGCACAAAGGAAATCGGCCTTCGTATGGCAATCGGCGCCCGCGGCCGCGACATTCTTTTACAGTTTTTGTTCGAATCCGTAATTATCAGCTTGCTCGGTGGCGCGATTGGAATTGCGCTCGGCATTGCCGCTTCAGAAACTGTAAAGATTGCAATGAACTGGCCCATGAGCGTCTCTGTCACAAGCGTCATCGTGAGCTTTGGCGTGTGCTTTGCCACAGGCGTATTCTTCGGATGGTACCCCGCCCGCAAGGCAAGCAGGCTCGACCCGATTGAAGCGCTTAGGTTTGAGTAGGATAGTCAAAAGAAAAAAATTTCATTTTTCTTGTCACATTCCCTATTCATAAGCTATTTTAAAGTCATGAATTTCCTTGAATTTTTACAACCGATGCCAGTCGTGGGCATTCTCCGCGACATTCCTCAGGGCGCCGAAGAAGCGTGCGTGAACGCATCTGCAAAGTGCGGACTCAAGGCGATTGAGGTCACGATGAACACTGCTGCAGCAACCGAGATTATCGCAAAGCTCAAGTCTTACGCTAAGCCGCTTGGAATCAAGGTCGGCGCAGGTACGGTCCGTCACGGGAGCGATGTAGAAAAGGCGATTTCTGCAGGTGCCGAATTCATCGTCACACCGAACACGCGTCACGAAGTCATCCGACTTTCGAATACGGCAGGCATCCCGATTATCCCGGGAGCACTCACGCCGACCGAAGTGCAGAAGGCTTACGACCTTGGCGCAACCGCTATCAAGATTTTTCCGGTGAACTGCGTAGGCGGTCCAGAATACATCAAGGCATTGCGTGGGCCATTCCGCGACATCCCGCTGATGGCATGCGGTGGCGTGAACGCAGAGAACGCCGCAAGCTACTTGAAGGCTAGCGCAAACTTGCTTTCGTTCGGCGGGAGCATCTTCAATGCAGAACTTATGAAGGCGGGCGACTGGGCAACCATCGAAGCTAAGATGCAGAAGCTGTTGGAAGCCGTCAAGGCTGCGATTGCATAACTAGCCTAGCGAGACAATTTTGAACAATGCGAAAATGCCGCGGTTTTTTCCGCGGCTTTTCTTTTTGCGGCTTTGCCGCCATACTTTAAACTAGTAACTATTAACTACTAACTAGCAACTGCAGCGCAGCTGCATTAGCTACGTCCAGCGCGCATCTTGCGTTTGCATTCGTACATAGAAGCGTCCGCACTGCGAAGCATCTCGTCCATGTCCTTGTAGTCTTCGGCAGAGCTTGCAGTTCCATACGCAAAGGCTACCGTCTGGTCTACAATCGTAAGCGACTTCACAGCCTCTTGCATTCTCTCGGCACAGACAAACGCCCCCTTCAAATCAGTATCCGGGCAGATGACCATGAACTCATCGCCCCCCATGCGGAACAGCATATCCGATTCGCGAAGCAGCTTGTTGCAAGCGTTCACGACAGAACGGAGTAACAGGTCGCCAGCCAAGTGACCATGCTGGTCATTGATTTTTTTGAGACCGTTCAAGTCAAAATAAATCAGCGAGAAATTCGTACCATAGCGCTTGCTGCGGGCGAACAATTCTCGAAGCGAACAGATAGCATGCCTACGGTTGTAGGCGCCCGTCAAGTCGTCCGTCAAAGAGATTTCACGCAAGTTGCGGAGCGAACGCGCCAGTCGCAGATGCACACCGATTCTTGCAAGCAAGATATCAGACGCAGCAGACTTGCAGACAAAATCAGAAGCTCCCGACTGGAACCCCTGCGTGACACTCGCTTCATTTTCCTGATTCGTGAGGAATATAATCGGCAAGTCATCTAGCGGGAACTGCTTGCGGATATTCAGGCAGACGTCGAAACCATTCATGTTTGGCATATTGACGTCAAGCACCACAAGCTCCACGGGATTGTTGTTCAGGTACTCCAATGCTTCGGCACCGGATTTGCAGCCGATAACTTCGTACCCAACTGCTTTCAGAACATCCGAATCTCTTTTTAATTCAACATCATCATCGTCGACGATAAGAATTTTTTCCTCTACCATTTTGTTCTCCTTACCATCCCAACACTCATTCCAACCGCTATAAAATAAAATTACTCGAGGAACTCTATCGGCGGAGCGGAATCAACTAACCCCATTTGAGCCGCCAATTTGAAAAACAGTGATAACGATTGTTTACGTTCATCAGTAAAATGGTAATCGAGCACACTAAAGTAATCTTCGATAAGAGGGCGAGGCAAATTCACCGGATACTTCGCAAGCCACACGTCCAGCGCCTGCGACGGATTTTTACGGAACTCGCGAATGCCTGTTTCCAAACGCACCATATAATCATCGAGAACAGGGCGCAAGCGTGCCGAAAGTGCATCCTTCGAAATAAGCCAAGCACCAAACACAAAAGGGAGTCCTTGCCATTCCTGCCAGAGAGTCCCCAAGTCATAGCTATACGCAAAGCGGTGGCGTTCATTTTCTTCAAGCGCCAAGTCGCCAATCAAGAGGCAAGCATCATCGGTCGATTCAGCCGCAAGCCCCGGCACATATTCCGGGCGAAGGCCATAGCGCTTTTCAAGGAGAATCCGCAATAACGTAACAGACGTCTTGCTCTGCGATGTCATACGGATGCGTTTGTCCGAAAGATCCTCAATCGGGTAACGCGAAAAAAGCTTGACCGACCGCACCTCAAAGGAACACGACGTGCAATGCACAGGCGATAGCACAAAGGCACCCGGCTTTTGCGCAAACGTAATCGAAGACGCCGGAGAAAGGTGGATAGAGCCATCCTTGAGACCTGCACTATGGGCACTCGGCGGGCCATCGACAAAGGCCACCTCGGGAAATTCGTTTTCGCGCCCGACAGAATTGAAGAAAAACGGCGCACAGACCAAAAAAGGGATTCGACCAACACGGAGAGTCATGTAAAAAAGTTAAATTTTTACGCGTGGCGAAATTGTATGCCACATCAAAACAAACCGATTAATTTAAACGTTAATGGCTAAAGAATAATGGCTGTATTTCACGTGAAGAAGACCTCGCTCGGCGATGACCAGACTAGTCTGGTTTTCAAGGGCAAGATTGTAGAAGGCCCGATCAGCAAGGGTATGACCATCGAAATTCCTGTGACGCAGGAAGCTGTCGTCAAAATGAAAATTTACGACGTCGTCCAGTTCGACAAGCAAAAGGACGAAGACAAGAAGGTGGGCCTGGTTGTAGATTTTTATAACCTTCCCGACGATATGGAAGTCATCATGGACTTGAACATCGCCGATGAAGATTTGAACATCGTAAACGAATAACCTATTCATTCAAACCGGCTGTTTCGGCAGCCAAAGTATGGGACGGCACGCATGAAGAAAGAAAGATTGCGCGGAGTGAATTTGGGCGGATGGTTCAGTCAGGTTGACTGTATCGAAGAAAAGGACCCTGTCGGTTTTCCGGGGGTCGTAGGTCACATCAAGACGTTCCTTGGAACAAGCGATTTCAAGCGCATCCACGATGCGGGGTTCAACCACGTTCGCTTGCCGGTCGACTACTTTAATTTATTTAAAGGCGACGATCTCAAGCCGGACGAAGAAATCTTTGCGCTTCTGGACAAGGCGCTCAAGGACATTCAGGATGCAGACCTGGACGTGATTCTCGACCTTCACAAGTGCCCGGGTCACGACTTCCACCTCGCCAGCAATCACGAACAAGCTTTCTTTGCCGATGCGAACGCCCGCAAGGACACGCGCAAGATTTGGGCATTCATGGCTGAACGCTATAGTTCCATGCCGCGCGTGATGATGGAACTTTTGAATGAACCGGCCGCAAGCGATTCCAAGGTTTGGGATAAAGTCAAGGACGAAATCTTCTGGGAAATCCGCAAGCACGCTCCGAAGAACACTATCGTCGTAGGCGCCAACAAGTGGAACAGCGCAAGGGAATTCGAATTCTTGACACCGCTCGATGACGACAACGCTATCTACAGTTTCCATACCTACACACCGGTGACATTTACGCACCAGGGCGCCGCTTGGATTGATGATCCGTTCTTCAAGATTGAACGCCCGTGGCCAGGCGATTACGCCGCCCCCGAAGTTGGCGGCACAACACGTTTGAACGTGGAATACGGCAAGTGGGACAAGGCCCAGTTGCAGGCAAGCATCCAGAACGCTCTTGATTTCCGCGCCAAGTATGACTTGCCGGTAAGCTGCAACGAGTTCGGCGTTTACGTACAAGTTCCTCGCAAGTATCAGCTTGCCTGGATGCGCGACTTCCTCGACATCCTCCGCGATGCCGACGTGGGTTACAGCTACTGGAATTACAAGAATCTGGACTTCGGTCTTGTCTCGAAGGGCGAATCACTGCACAACAATCTGGAGCAATACAATAACCCCGAACGCCTCGACCGCGAACTCATGGAAATGATCGCGAAAGGGTAACGGCTTCGCTGCAGTAAACAGTAAGAAGTAGACCGTAAACAGTAGAATGTTATGCCCGCCATGAGCGGGCATTTTTTTTACATCTCAATGAGAATGCCGGCTTGCAAGTACCAATAACCTTCGCCGGAGTGGTTCAAGAACTGGTAACCGGTCGAAACAATAATCGACGTGCGGTCGCCATTCTTAATGTCGAGTCCGCCACCGGCACGCCAGAACATCTGATCGTCCTTGCCGAACATATAGCCAAAATCGCCTGTAGCAATCGGCAACACTGTACGACCAATCGGGAGACGCACCCAGAGGCTTCCGGAAACAGGAATATACCCAACGTTGTCGAGCTCCTCATAGCCAACACCAACACCAGCAAAAACCATCTGGTCAATCGGATACCACAAATGGCCATAGAAGCTCATGTTGAAATCACCCATGTGGCTCACGCTATTGCAGATACCGCCTTGGGCATCCATTGTAAAAGCGCTCGCCGGAGTAGCGACAAATGCAAGTGCGAAAAGTAATGTTATCAAAATTTTCTTCATATCTCGACACTCTAATATATAATTTCTATTCACTTACGAGATGGCGATCCCGCAACAAGTGCGGGATGACACTACGAAACAAGACATCACTGGATCCTTCGACTCCGTTACACTTCGCTCAGGATGACACAATACTTTCGTCTCTCGTCTACCAGCGTAGCGGTCTTTCGTCTAATACTACTCATCGCTGCGAGCTTCGCGAGCCCAGCCACCACTGCGTTCACGCTTAAACGCAAGGAAGAATCCCTTGAGCATCGCGAGGTTCATAAGCAAGAAGTAATAGGCGCTCGGCAAGATTCGCGTCACCGCCACAAGCAGCGCAAGCGTCATGCAGCCAAAAGAAA
Coding sequences:
- a CDS encoding GtrA family protein is translated as MKHFIKYNAIGVMNTAITFFTVWLLHEVLDWNVVLSNFLGFVAGGLNSYICNRIWNFKSTNKKRAEIVRFIVVFLCSYLVNLAVLKGSIYVLENAAWCASFTEFVSRFMKPTTFASFVANVVYVLVSFTLYKKWVFKS
- a CDS encoding OmpA family protein; this translates as MKKIVAMSLLAGSFAFAQSGLMGGADGLNQKTAQTLGEGGFAAGFGGQVSYDAWSLTRGGAYSKGGKSASFYDNAGSLTANINFAAGVTDFIDVGLALPLYYDHANSPANGEGDMWKASRGDLELWAKAKLPLDEMTDGIFNAAIAAQFYFPTGDKSVGVRPRHAWFLHAKGGETHPYGLRNMAFGGELILTLDLQKVGAPLRFNGNVGFVGTVTKGSNTLVYGGGINVLPTDWMDFFVEANGEFRVEKGEYPRDPGYDPFTLTPGFRFHLPANIDIALGLDVGIRALSNFTWKYKDEMHSAEHYQLYYTDKNGKKVQYGYTPTPRYAGTASLVWRFGNVRGADEDNDGVANNIDQCAGTPAGAVVDANGCPVDGDNDGVFDGLDQCAETPAGAVVDAAGCPVDSDNDGIADGLDQCAETPANVVVDAAGCPVDSDKDGVADYLDKCPNTASGATIDANGCPIDSDKDGVADYLDQCPNTQSGIAVDGKGCPVDSDNDGVADYLDKCPSTPAGLPVNADGCSPDGDKDGIVDALDKCPNTPAGVSVDEVGCPVDSDKDGVADHLDKCPNTLVGVAVDKNGCPNKNQDLDKLKKGIQFKTGSAKLTASSNKTLNNIAKLLKKLPAVNLEVQGHTDDTGSEEKNKTMSEQRAQAVVKYLVKKGIDSERLRAVGYGSDKPIADNKTKKGRKLNRRVELVPFEK
- a CDS encoding polysaccharide biosynthesis tyrosine autokinase, translated to MNEKMTQNASNASADDEIDILEILVYLKGKWKFLLIFLFLGVIFGGFVSMWLRPSYRSDILLQVNVKGNKQGLALGEMGALLDVSTPSAAEMELIKSRVVLDHVVNEERLCFSATPLNKQDRLLHHEGRMDLELLVIPRAFQEAKGKLVARVTADSSAYEVIGLEGEVVLSGSVGETYRKPFAGDTLVICVKSLTATVGQTFLLSAVHPQIAAASLLKGLSISEEGKNSGIIRVSLENRYADRVAAILNTIANTYLKQNIEMRSAEAKKTLAFLEEQLPGVKAKLDSAEQKLTSFRNSKGTIDLTGETRVHLEKDVSLQQRLIELEQKKQEALRLFRAEHPTVRTIEEQQSRLRRELAKQQRSAATLPVVQQEVLSLQEEVEVNNKLYTNLLNNIQQLRVVQAGEVGNVRIVDQAYAPLLPSKPNRKLIFLGVVAAFLLLGCFIVYIRRMLANGVCSSSEVEQATGVGVYGKLPMLDGKTQNDVMKPCVSVKPDDPFAEGIRALRTALEFSVFSDGKKVLMVSGLVQGVGKSFVSTNLAASFAMSGKKVLLVDMDLRRGHLFKHSQKGLCEMLEKEDYSDEYVVKVTDNFYVLGSGARVVNPGGLLNSSRFSAFLDAFKDKYDLIVLDTPPVFQCSDALLVEKHADYLLCVLKHAAHTIESIQDALNTFDRSTETPLQKAFVFNKCERHAGYGYGSYGYYGYHKKY
- a CDS encoding ABC transporter ATP-binding protein produces the protein MQTEQPILSVQNLRRDFKMGDEIVHALRGVSFDIYPGEFVTIMGTSGSGKSTMLNILGCMDRPTSGHYILDGQHTETLKRDALARIRSQKLGFVFQSYNLLSRTTAIENVELPLLYNSKISAEERRHRAIEALKMVGLESRMNHLPNQLSGGQQQRVAIARALVNDPVIILADEATGNLDTRTSYEIMMIFQELHRQGKTIAFVTHEPDIATFSGRTITLRDGLLKKDVINEKVQDAKVAFEMLPPPETFEDDEEGEVE
- a CDS encoding ABC transporter permease; this translates as MNPFTLAKIALRALLRNRMRTFLSVLGIVIGVAAVITMVAMGEGSKKSIKEQMTAMGTNAITIMPNQSRRGGVQTESTETLEEEDVIAIRENANYINGVSPMVTVGGQAIVGNNNSPTTLSGVSADYLKIRNYEIQDGVMFDDETDRMAKVCVIGQTVVKNLFPDTDPIGKTIRYKSIPLKVIGTLKAKGSGDFGQDQDDVIFTPYQTVMRRFSATTNIRQIYANSIGEGYAAKATEEIMTILKERRNWTKPTDPFRVFTQEEMIQMVTSTSDMLSLVLTAIAGISLFVGGIGIMNIMYVSVTERTKEIGLRMAIGARGRDILLQFLFESVIISLLGGAIGIALGIAASETVKIAMNWPMSVSVTSVIVSFGVCFATGVFFGWYPARKASRLDPIEALRFE
- a CDS encoding bifunctional 4-hydroxy-2-oxoglutarate aldolase/2-dehydro-3-deoxy-phosphogluconate aldolase; this encodes MNFLEFLQPMPVVGILRDIPQGAEEACVNASAKCGLKAIEVTMNTAAATEIIAKLKSYAKPLGIKVGAGTVRHGSDVEKAISAGAEFIVTPNTRHEVIRLSNTAGIPIIPGALTPTEVQKAYDLGATAIKIFPVNCVGGPEYIKALRGPFRDIPLMACGGVNAENAASYLKASANLLSFGGSIFNAELMKAGDWATIEAKMQKLLEAVKAAIA
- a CDS encoding diguanylate cyclase — protein: MVEEKILIVDDDDVELKRDSDVLKAVGYEVIGCKSGAEALEYLNNNPVELVVLDVNMPNMNGFDVCLNIRKQFPLDDLPIIFLTNQENEASVTQGFQSGASDFVCKSAASDILLARIGVHLRLARSLRNLREISLTDDLTGAYNRRHAICSLRELFARSKRYGTNFSLIYFDLNGLKKINDQHGHLAGDLLLRSVVNACNKLLRESDMLFRMGGDEFMVICPDTDLKGAFVCAERMQEAVKSLTIVDQTVAFAYGTASSAEDYKDMDEMLRSADASMYECKRKMRAGRS
- a CDS encoding menaquinone biosynthetic enzyme MqnA/MqnD family protein, translated to MTLRVGRIPFLVCAPFFFNSVGRENEFPEVAFVDGPPSAHSAGLKDGSIHLSPASSITFAQKPGAFVLSPVHCTSCSFEVRSVKLFSRYPIEDLSDKRIRMTSQSKTSVTLLRILLEKRYGLRPEYVPGLAAESTDDACLLIGDLALEENERHRFAYSYDLGTLWQEWQGLPFVFGAWLISKDALSARLRPVLDDYMVRLETGIREFRKNPSQALDVWLAKYPVNLPRPLIEDYFSVLDYHFTDERKQSLSLFFKLAAQMGLVDSAPPIEFLE
- a CDS encoding glycoside hydrolase family 5 protein codes for the protein MKKERLRGVNLGGWFSQVDCIEEKDPVGFPGVVGHIKTFLGTSDFKRIHDAGFNHVRLPVDYFNLFKGDDLKPDEEIFALLDKALKDIQDADLDVILDLHKCPGHDFHLASNHEQAFFADANARKDTRKIWAFMAERYSSMPRVMMELLNEPAASDSKVWDKVKDEIFWEIRKHAPKNTIVVGANKWNSAREFEFLTPLDDDNAIYSFHTYTPVTFTHQGAAWIDDPFFKIERPWPGDYAAPEVGGTTRLNVEYGKWDKAQLQASIQNALDFRAKYDLPVSCNEFGVYVQVPRKYQLAWMRDFLDILRDADVGYSYWNYKNLDFGLVSKGESLHNNLEQYNNPERLDRELMEMIAKG